From Brucella anthropi ATCC 49188:
ATTGTCTCGTGCTGGTCGGTCGGTGGAGGCATAGATTATTTTCTGATGATCATGGCCCGCGATATAGATAGCTATCAGCGTCTGATTGACCGCCTGTTGGATCAGAATATCGGAATCGAACGCTATTTCACATACATCGTGACGAAGCTTGTCAAAGACGAGCGGACTGGAACACCCTTGTCGATCCTCGCCGACGAGGTAGAATAGTCCAAACGATCTGTTTGATCGCTGAAGTTTAGTCCAATCCTGCTGTTCTTCGTTATGCCTTTGGTCCGAATAATGGCCCAGCCTATGAGATGTTTCTTCCAGAATTGGGAGAAGCACAATGAACGCCGTTCTGGATCATCCGATACAACATGACGGGCTTAACAGGCTTCGGGACAAACACCTTTTTCGCGAACTTGGCTATATCGATGGGCGCTGGGTTGCGGGAGAGAAGGCTGAAACTTTTGCCGTTGTCGACCCGGCAACCGGGCGACGGCTGGCACGCGTTGCAAGTCTGAGCGAAGCCCAAACAACGCTTGCGATAGATGCGGCAGTAAAGGCGTTTTCGGCCTGGCGTGATAAGCTGCCCCAGGAACGATCCGCGGTCTTGCGGCGTTGGTTCGAGCTGGTCACGGCAAATCGCGAAGATCTCGCATTGCTGATGACGCTGGAGCAGGGCAAGCCGCTGGCGGAATCGCGCGGCGAAATCGACTATAGCGCATCTTTCATCGAATGGTTTGCAGAAGAGGCCAAGCGTCTTAACGGCGAAACCATAGCGAGCCATCTCCCCAATGCCGAGATGCTCGTGCGCCGTGAGGCGTTGGGTGTCGTAGCACTTGTTACTCCATGGAATTTTCCGCATGCCATGATCACACGCAAGGCGGCTGCAGCGATTGCCGCCGGTTGCCCGGTCGTCGTGCATCCGTCTTCAGAAACACCGCTTTCTGCACTCGCCCTCGCCGAACTGGCCGAACGTGCGGGAATGCCTGCGGGCATATTCAATGTGGTGACGGGCAAAGCCGCGCCTATCGTCGATGTATTGTGCCGCGACGAGCGTGTACGGGCGCTGAGCTTCACCGGTTCAACGGAAATCGGCAGGCTGATTGCCACCAAATGTGCGAACACGATGAAACGGCTTGTCATGGAGCTTGGTGGACATGCACCTTTAATCATCTTCGATGATGCCGATATCGAGCGGGCGGTCGATGTTGCTATGGCCGCCAAATTTGCGACCTCTGGTCAGGATTGCCTTGCCGCAAACCGTATCTTTGTTCAGCGCGGCATTCTGAAAGCGTTCACAAAGGCTTTTGCAGCGCGCATTGCGGCGCTGAAGGTTGGCAACGGTCTTGATCCGACGGCGGAGATTGGGCCTCTGATGCACAGCCGGGCGGTGGACAAGGTCGAAGAGCACGTGCGGGACGCTGAAAAGCGAGACAGTAAGATACTCGTCGGCGGCAACCGGCTGAGAGAGAACTCGCTTTTCTTTGAACCGACATTGCTGGTCGATGTGCCTGACGATGCGGCGATTATGCACGAAGAGACATTCGGGCCGGTGGCCGCTGTCACGGTTTTTGGCGATGAACACGAGGTCATAGCCCGCGCCAATGCCACACAATATGGTCTAGTTGCTTATGTCGTAACGACGAACGGTGCGCGGCAGCTCCGCATGGGGCGCGCACTCGAATATGGAATGGTAGCCATCAACCGCGCGAAAATTACTGGCGCACCGATCCCCTTTGGCGGCTGGAAGCAATCCGGGCTTGGCCGCGAAGGCTCCCATCAAGGCATCGAAGCCTTCACCGAACTCAAATATCTCTGCATCGATACCGCCGCGTGAAAGCGTGGCGACAGGAAAGGAACATAACCATGTTGAATAATAGCAATGAACTGACCGCTTGGGACCGGGATCACTTCTTTCATCCGTCCACGCATATGGGTATGCATGCCCGTGGTG
This genomic window contains:
- a CDS encoding NAD-dependent succinate-semialdehyde dehydrogenase, which gives rise to MNAVLDHPIQHDGLNRLRDKHLFRELGYIDGRWVAGEKAETFAVVDPATGRRLARVASLSEAQTTLAIDAAVKAFSAWRDKLPQERSAVLRRWFELVTANREDLALLMTLEQGKPLAESRGEIDYSASFIEWFAEEAKRLNGETIASHLPNAEMLVRREALGVVALVTPWNFPHAMITRKAAAAIAAGCPVVVHPSSETPLSALALAELAERAGMPAGIFNVVTGKAAPIVDVLCRDERVRALSFTGSTEIGRLIATKCANTMKRLVMELGGHAPLIIFDDADIERAVDVAMAAKFATSGQDCLAANRIFVQRGILKAFTKAFAARIAALKVGNGLDPTAEIGPLMHSRAVDKVEEHVRDAEKRDSKILVGGNRLRENSLFFEPTLLVDVPDDAAIMHEETFGPVAAVTVFGDEHEVIARANATQYGLVAYVVTTNGARQLRMGRALEYGMVAINRAKITGAPIPFGGWKQSGLGREGSHQGIEAFTELKYLCIDTAA